In Spinacia oleracea cultivar Varoflay chromosome 5, BTI_SOV_V1, whole genome shotgun sequence, a single window of DNA contains:
- the LOC110793941 gene encoding uncharacterized protein, protein MGKLRTNPLRRNKNKWCEFHDDFGHYTEECNALKDNIEDLVRRGYLKQYLLDRREEKEKATNGKPQEQPQKRIYEATGQKKKDILVVFGGQRSNHASKKHLRELSHQVNFSTVGEKEPRPPNMTFTADDCLGVQYKHEDPLVISMDLNNHNVHRVLVDGGSVMSIIFRNCFDQLILGEGEESLTKVSYPLIGFNGSATIPRGKITLPVTVGQGQATRSVREEFLAMDCDSVYNDILGRILIHKMQAMPSTYHQMMMYVSDAGFAERVKGDQEVARGTCDTTIRKPRLGDGSE, encoded by the exons atgg GAAAACTCAGAACCAACCCCCTTCgcagaaacaagaacaagtggtgcgaattccacgatgacttcggccaCTACACCGAAGAGTGTAACGCGCTGAAGGATAACATTGAGGATCTCGTCCGCCGAGGATACCTAAAACAATACTTGCTAGATAGAAGAGAGGAAAAGGAAAAAGCCACAAATGGCAAGCCACaagagcaaccccagaaaaggatCTACGAGGCCACTGGGCAAAAGAAAAAAGACATcttagtggtgttcggggggcaAAGGTCCAACCATGCCAGTAAGAAGCACTTAAGAGAACTCTCCCACCAAGTCAACTTCAGCACCGTAGGGGAGAAGGAGCCCCGTCctccgaacatgaccttcactgctgatgattgcctCGGAGTCCAATACAAACATGAGGATCCCTTGGTAATATCCatggatctcaacaaccacaatgTTCATAGAGTATTGGTTGATGGGGGAAGCGTCATGagcatcatcttcagaaactgcttcgaccAACTAATCCTCGGGGAAGGAGAGGAATCACTGACCAAGGTCAGCTACccactgatcggattcaacggctCCGCAACAATtccccgaggaaagatcaccctaccaGTAACAGTTGGCCAAGGCCAAGCGACAAGAAGCGTCCGAGAAGAATTCTTGGCGATGGATTGCGACTCAGTGTACAACGACATCCTAGGACGCATCTTGATTCACAAAATGCAAGCAATGCCATCCACGTACCATCAAATGATGATGTATGTCTCGGACGCAGGCTTCGCCGAACGAGTCAAAGGTGATCAAGAGGTCGCAAGGGGAACTTGCGACACAACCATCCGAAAGCCAAGGCTTGGAGACGGTTCTGAATAG